One Gemmatimonadota bacterium DNA window includes the following coding sequences:
- a CDS encoding pyridoxal-phosphate dependent enzyme, whose product MKPYDSVLPTIGWTPLIRLGRVGAGLRTPVYGKAEYANPGGSVKDRIGLRIIEDAEQRGELRPGGVIVEGTSGNTGVGLALAAALKGYRCIFTMPDKMSQEKVRLLKAYGAEVVITPTAVPPDHPDNYVNKAKQIVHDTPGAVLANQFYNQVNPQAHYETTGPEIWTQTEGRVTHFVAGAGTGGTVSGTGKYLKEKNPKVRVIAGDPQGSLYTGFSKTKSLGEGYPYKVEGIGGDKIPSTIWFDQIDEFRQVPDRDAFVMARRLAREEGMLLGGSAGLNVALALEIARELDDPQALVVTILCDTGERYLSKVFNDEWMQENQLLDAPRITVEQLLQRRPANSPALVSVAPAAAVRQALNLMSTWGVSQIPVLEAGQCVGGLIENTLMTRALAQPALLDRPVREVMDGPFPVVDALTQTDRLATLLTRESPAALIQKDGKLIGIVSRYDILQQMIGTR is encoded by the coding sequence CTGAAGCCCTACGACTCCGTCCTCCCCACCATCGGCTGGACGCCGCTCATCCGGCTCGGCCGCGTGGGCGCGGGCCTCCGGACGCCGGTGTACGGCAAGGCGGAGTACGCCAACCCGGGCGGGTCGGTGAAGGACCGGATCGGGCTCCGGATCATCGAGGACGCGGAACAGCGGGGGGAGCTCCGGCCCGGCGGGGTCATCGTCGAGGGGACCAGCGGCAACACCGGCGTGGGGCTCGCGCTCGCCGCGGCGCTCAAGGGCTATCGCTGCATCTTCACCATGCCCGACAAGATGTCGCAGGAGAAGGTGCGGCTGCTCAAGGCCTACGGCGCCGAGGTGGTCATCACCCCCACCGCCGTGCCGCCCGACCACCCCGACAACTACGTCAACAAGGCCAAGCAGATCGTCCATGACACGCCGGGCGCCGTGCTGGCCAACCAGTTCTACAACCAGGTGAACCCGCAGGCGCACTACGAGACCACCGGCCCCGAGATCTGGACCCAGACCGAGGGCCGCGTCACCCACTTCGTGGCGGGCGCCGGCACCGGCGGCACCGTGAGCGGCACCGGCAAGTATCTCAAGGAGAAGAACCCGAAGGTCCGGGTCATCGCCGGCGACCCGCAGGGCTCCCTCTACACCGGCTTCAGCAAGACGAAGTCCCTGGGCGAGGGCTACCCCTACAAGGTGGAAGGCATCGGCGGCGACAAGATCCCGAGCACCATCTGGTTCGACCAGATCGACGAGTTCCGCCAGGTGCCCGACCGCGACGCCTTCGTCATGGCCCGCCGCCTGGCCCGCGAGGAAGGCATGCTCCTCGGCGGCTCCGCCGGCCTCAACGTGGCGCTGGCGCTCGAGATCGCCCGCGAGCTCGACGACCCGCAGGCGCTGGTCGTCACCATCCTCTGTGACACCGGCGAGCGCTACCTCTCCAAGGTCTTCAACGACGAGTGGATGCAGGAGAACCAGCTGCTCGACGCCCCGCGCATCACCGTGGAGCAGCTGCTGCAGCGCCGCCCCGCCAACAGCCCCGCGCTGGTGAGCGTGGCCCCCGCCGCGGCGGTGCGCCAGGCGCTCAACCTCATGAGCACCTGGGGCGTGAGCCAGATCCCCGTGCTCGAGGCCGGCCAGTGCGTCGGCGGGCTCATCGAGAACACCCTCATGACCCGCGCCCTCGCCCAGCCCGCCCTCCTCGACCGCCCGGTGCGCGAGGTCATGGACGGCCCCTTCCCCGTCGTCGACGCCCTCACCCAGACCGACCGCCTCGCCACCCTGCTCACCCGCGAAAGCCCCGCCGCCCTCATCCAGAAGGACGGCAAGCTCATCGGCATCGTGAGCCGCTACGACATCCTGCAGCAGATGATCGGGACGCGCTAG
- a CDS encoding transposase has translation MRHRLFAHVVWTTLDRAPILTAGVAEFLARYLPAMAARDRARMLAVGIVATHLHVLLRLHPQTDIPRMIQRMKGGSARLALLEGHAGYLRWARGYNIESVSARALPAVAHYVAGQSRHHAELAIAGWEPPPPMLESRWREEAWPPASE, from the coding sequence ATGCGCCACCGGCTCTTCGCCCACGTCGTCTGGACCACGCTCGACCGGGCGCCAATCCTCACGGCAGGGGTCGCGGAGTTCCTGGCGCGCTATCTCCCGGCGATGGCCGCGAGGGACCGGGCCAGGATGCTGGCGGTCGGAATCGTCGCGACCCACCTCCATGTGCTGCTGCGGCTGCACCCCCAGACCGACATCCCCCGCATGATCCAGCGGATGAAGGGCGGCAGCGCTCGGCTGGCCCTGCTTGAGGGGCACGCCGGCTACCTGCGCTGGGCCAGGGGGTACAACATCGAGTCCGTGAGCGCACGAGCCCTTCCCGCCGTGGCTCATTATGTCGCGGGACAGTCGCGCCATCACGCAGAGCTCGCCATCGCGGGGTGGGAGCCGCCGCCGCCGATGCTGGAGAGCCGCTGGCGAGAAGAGGCCTGGCCCCCCGCCAGCGAATGA
- a CDS encoding rhomboid family intramembrane serine protease translates to MSFSSPTFPRPTPWVVRVIAATAVVQLLLETIFTSGQIHTLLAMDPAHFMARPWGAFTYLFVHSGFLHLATNMLWFYLLGTAVETRLGSRTFILFYIYCGVGAALVSLLLNVFTPVGPMIGASGAVFGVSVAFAMLWPEAEMLVFPIPFPIKARTLVLAAAAIEVVAAQIPSMSGVAHEAHLGGMLAGWLFFKIQAFSRHRPVPAFREQPERAVMVQQTAASRESERPAAPIRPLTPRAGSDPVAIEVDRVLDKISATGIESLTAEERRFLDEVSKRKQKDLN, encoded by the coding sequence ATGTCCTTCAGCAGCCCCACTTTCCCTCGCCCCACACCGTGGGTGGTCCGCGTCATCGCGGCCACGGCGGTGGTGCAGCTGCTGCTGGAAACGATCTTCACATCCGGTCAAATCCACACGCTCCTCGCGATGGACCCGGCCCATTTCATGGCCCGGCCCTGGGGCGCCTTCACCTACCTGTTCGTGCATTCGGGGTTCCTGCACCTCGCCACGAACATGCTCTGGTTCTACCTGCTCGGCACCGCGGTCGAAACCCGACTCGGGTCCCGGACATTCATCCTCTTCTACATCTACTGCGGGGTCGGGGCGGCGCTGGTCTCCCTGCTCCTCAACGTCTTCACGCCGGTCGGCCCGATGATCGGCGCCTCCGGCGCGGTCTTCGGCGTCTCGGTGGCCTTCGCCATGCTGTGGCCCGAGGCCGAGATGCTGGTCTTCCCCATCCCCTTCCCCATCAAGGCCCGGACCCTGGTCCTGGCCGCGGCGGCGATCGAGGTGGTGGCGGCCCAGATCCCGTCCATGTCCGGCGTGGCCCACGAGGCGCACCTGGGCGGCATGCTCGCCGGCTGGCTGTTCTTCAAGATCCAGGCGTTCTCCCGCCACCGCCCCGTCCCCGCCTTCCGGGAACAGCCGGAACGCGCCGTCATGGTGCAGCAGACCGCCGCCAGCCGCGAGTCCGAGCGCCCCGCCGCGCCGATCCGCCCGCTCACCCCCCGCGCCGGCTCCGACCCCGTGGCCATCGAAGTGGACCGGGTGCTCGACAAGATCAGCGCCACCGGCATCGAGAGCCTCACCGCCGAGGAACGCCGCTTCCTCGATGAAGTGAGCAAGCGGAAGCAGAAGGATCTGAACTAG
- a CDS encoding energy transducer TonB: MALPDQSTARRGDDPPVVINPTSPVEYPATLYGRGIEGKVVLRLFVDETGKLTPDSTRLAESSGYPALDSAALAAVPSFRFAPALQNGTPVGALFLQPVHFRHPEAGGMTP; encoded by the coding sequence GTGGCCCTCCCCGACCAATCCACCGCCCGCCGCGGCGACGACCCGCCGGTGGTGATCAACCCCACCTCGCCGGTGGAATACCCCGCCACCCTCTACGGCCGCGGCATCGAGGGCAAGGTGGTGCTCCGGCTCTTCGTGGACGAGACCGGCAAGCTCACGCCCGACTCCACCCGCCTGGCGGAGTCATCCGGGTACCCCGCGCTCGACTCCGCCGCGCTCGCCGCGGTGCCGTCGTTCCGCTTTGCCCCCGCCCTGCAGAACGGCACCCCCGTCGGCGCGCTCTTCCTGCAGCCGGTCCACTTCCGCCACCCCGAGGCCGGGGGGATGACGCCCTAG
- a CDS encoding FAD/NAD(P)-binding protein gives MHSQWSGVGYDLVVVGAGASGALVTAQHVRQGKPGRLALIGVGPGAGRGVAYDTPFRSNLLNVPAWNMSAFPDDPGHFQRWLAARTPGADQGTFAPRLVYGAYLEEVLAEALRSPLVSPVPRRAVDLAREGEGWRVLLDDGTTLAARRVVLALGNLPPNDPLHADPGAFPSYYRNPWDPAAATGLAATAPVLLIGTGLTMIDVALSLEESGHEGPVTAISRRGWLPRPHAPYTPRPQPTLPEAFQTPKGAFRWIREQVRGGAEWRAVIDGLRPHSQAIWRGWSVTDRARFLRHAQGPWDIHRHRMAPEIAARLARLRDAGRLTVLRGRPLGLSAQDDALVVRWRSPEDGQVHHTRAARVVNCTGPNRDYHRVGDPLIQNLRMRGLLTPDPLRLGWETSADGQLHGADGTPVPGVFAMGPLRIGGEWESLAIPELRGQAAELVG, from the coding sequence ATGCATTCCCAGTGGAGTGGAGTGGGCTACGACCTGGTGGTGGTGGGCGCCGGGGCGAGCGGGGCGCTGGTGACCGCCCAGCATGTGCGGCAGGGCAAGCCGGGCCGGCTGGCGCTGATCGGCGTGGGGCCGGGGGCGGGGCGCGGGGTGGCGTACGACACGCCGTTCCGGAGCAACCTGCTCAACGTCCCCGCCTGGAATATGAGCGCCTTCCCCGACGACCCCGGGCACTTCCAGCGCTGGCTCGCCGCGCGGACGCCGGGGGCGGACCAGGGGACGTTCGCGCCGCGGCTGGTGTACGGCGCCTACCTCGAGGAGGTGCTGGCGGAGGCGCTCCGCTCGCCGCTCGTCTCGCCGGTGCCGCGGCGCGCCGTGGACCTGGCCCGCGAGGGCGAGGGGTGGCGGGTGCTGCTCGACGACGGGACCACCCTCGCCGCGCGGCGGGTGGTGCTGGCCCTGGGAAACCTCCCGCCGAACGACCCGCTGCACGCCGACCCCGGCGCCTTCCCCTCCTACTACCGCAATCCCTGGGACCCCGCCGCGGCGACCGGCCTCGCGGCCACCGCGCCGGTGCTGCTCATCGGCACCGGCCTCACGATGATCGACGTGGCGCTGTCGCTGGAGGAGTCGGGCCATGAGGGGCCGGTGACCGCGATCTCGCGCCGCGGCTGGCTGCCCCGCCCCCACGCGCCGTACACGCCGCGGCCCCAGCCCACCCTCCCCGAGGCATTCCAGACGCCGAAGGGGGCGTTCCGGTGGATCCGCGAGCAGGTGCGGGGCGGCGCCGAGTGGCGCGCGGTGATCGACGGGCTCCGGCCGCACAGCCAGGCGATCTGGCGCGGGTGGAGCGTGACCGACCGGGCGCGCTTCCTCCGCCACGCGCAGGGGCCGTGGGACATCCACCGGCACCGGATGGCGCCGGAGATCGCGGCGCGGCTGGCGCGGCTCCGCGACGCGGGCCGGCTCACGGTGCTGCGGGGCCGGCCGCTCGGCCTCAGCGCGCAGGACGACGCCCTGGTGGTCCGCTGGCGCTCCCCGGAGGATGGCCAGGTGCACCACACCCGCGCCGCGCGGGTGGTGAACTGCACCGGCCCCAACCGCGACTACCACCGCGTGGGAGACCCGCTCATCCAGAACCTGCGCATGCGCGGGCTGCTCACCCCCGACCCGCTGCGACTGGGCTGGGAAACCTCCGCGGACGGCCAGCTGCACGGCGCCGATGGCACCCCGGTGCCAGGGGTGTTCGCGATGGGGCCGCTCCGGATCGGCGGAGAATGGGAGTCGCTGGCGATCCCGGAGCTGCGGGGGCAGGCGGCGGAGCTGGTGGGGTAG
- a CDS encoding carbohydrate binding family 9 domain-containing protein: protein MSQRVPLLALLLLSLGNGVAAQAADSSKQFTALRLDSGRLHIDGRLDEPAWADAAWRSDFTQKEPVEGGAPSGRTEVAFFYDDDALYVGARMGSADPAGIPTTVTRRDQFSNAEHFIVALDTYHDRRTAYSFIVSSGGVRSDYFHPADGEDERDYTWDPVWQARTSITPTGWIVEIRIPFSQLRFTAAGSQRWGLQINRWMPHANEDVYWIVIPKNETGWSSRFGLLTGIDGVKPPRRVELLPYVAGNGRYEDAPSGDPFNDGSEYTGRAGLDFKMGLGPNLTLDATVNPDFGQVEADPAEVNLSAFETFFGERRPFFTEGANLLAGNGPGYFYSRRIGTSPRGDAAADFVERPDNATILGAAKVTGRLRSGTSIGFLTAFTDREEARTYDVATGRFGRAAIEPFTAYGVGRVQQEVGKNQSVVGVSLTSVYRSLGDTALAALLAERAITGGADWNLRFKDGTYEVGGFVGVSHVAGDAAAIARVQRAPAHFLQRPDASEFDFDSTRTSLTGYAAGLNASKNSGKHWLGSVGVSTESPYWELNDVGRLQSANDADAFVQLRYRENTRGRLFHRWSSNAFLGRGWNYAGIPTYTEASLGNSFTFHNFMRLFLGVYGNLAEQSDDLTRGGPLMGAPGGIGGDVELSGNEGKPVTWDAGLSWFDDEVDGWRRTWEGSIGIRPVPAVSISLEPSWTRSVSSRQFVTSLGGGTAATFGGRYVFAYVDRSTLSTSIRVNYAFSPDLSLEFYGEPFAASGHYRDFGELPDARSFRIRRYGTDGTTITKQPDGSRDVTDGAQTFNLPDRDFSVLSFRSNLVLRWEWRPGSTLFVVWQQDKFGDATRDVGVRSLFDAFKADGGQFLAVKVTYWLAAR from the coding sequence TTGTCCCAGCGCGTCCCGCTGCTGGCCCTGCTGCTGCTGTCCCTCGGCAACGGCGTGGCCGCCCAGGCGGCGGATTCCAGCAAGCAGTTCACCGCGCTCCGCCTCGACAGCGGCCGCCTCCACATCGACGGCCGGCTGGACGAGCCGGCCTGGGCCGATGCCGCGTGGCGCAGCGACTTCACCCAGAAGGAGCCGGTGGAGGGGGGAGCGCCGAGCGGCCGCACCGAGGTGGCGTTCTTCTATGACGACGACGCCCTCTACGTGGGCGCGCGGATGGGGAGCGCGGACCCGGCGGGGATCCCCACCACCGTCACCCGGCGCGACCAGTTCAGCAACGCCGAGCACTTCATCGTGGCGCTCGACACGTACCACGACCGCCGCACCGCCTACAGCTTCATCGTGAGCAGCGGCGGGGTGCGCAGCGACTACTTCCATCCCGCCGACGGCGAGGACGAGCGCGACTACACCTGGGATCCCGTCTGGCAGGCGCGCACCAGCATCACCCCCACCGGGTGGATCGTGGAGATCCGCATCCCCTTCTCGCAGCTCCGCTTCACCGCGGCCGGCAGCCAGCGCTGGGGGCTGCAGATCAACCGCTGGATGCCGCACGCCAACGAGGACGTGTACTGGATCGTCATCCCCAAGAACGAGACCGGCTGGTCCAGCCGCTTCGGACTGCTCACCGGCATCGACGGGGTGAAGCCGCCGCGGCGGGTGGAGCTGCTCCCCTACGTGGCGGGGAACGGCCGCTACGAGGATGCGCCCTCGGGTGATCCCTTCAACGACGGCAGCGAGTACACCGGGCGGGCGGGGCTCGACTTCAAGATGGGCCTGGGCCCGAACCTCACCCTCGACGCCACCGTGAACCCCGACTTCGGCCAGGTGGAGGCCGACCCGGCGGAGGTGAACCTCTCCGCCTTCGAGACCTTCTTCGGCGAGCGGCGGCCCTTCTTCACCGAGGGCGCCAACCTCCTCGCGGGGAACGGGCCCGGCTACTTCTACTCCCGCCGCATCGGCACCTCGCCCCGGGGCGACGCCGCCGCCGACTTCGTCGAGCGGCCCGACAACGCCACCATCCTGGGCGCCGCCAAGGTCACCGGCCGGCTGCGGAGCGGCACCTCCATCGGGTTCCTCACCGCCTTCACCGACCGGGAGGAGGCGCGCACCTACGACGTGGCCACCGGCCGCTTCGGGCGGGCCGCCATCGAGCCCTTCACGGCGTACGGCGTGGGGCGGGTGCAGCAGGAGGTGGGGAAGAACCAGTCGGTGGTCGGGGTCTCGCTCACCAGCGTGTACCGCAGCCTGGGCGACACCGCGCTCGCGGCGCTGCTGGCCGAGCGGGCCATCACCGGCGGCGCTGACTGGAACCTGCGCTTCAAGGACGGCACCTACGAGGTCGGCGGGTTCGTGGGCGTGAGCCACGTGGCGGGCGACGCGGCGGCCATCGCGCGGGTGCAGCGCGCGCCGGCCCACTTCCTCCAGCGCCCCGACGCCTCCGAGTTCGACTTCGACTCCACCCGCACCAGCCTCACCGGGTACGCCGCGGGGCTCAACGCCTCCAAGAACAGCGGCAAGCACTGGCTGGGCAGCGTGGGGGTGAGCACCGAGAGCCCGTACTGGGAGCTCAACGACGTGGGGCGGCTGCAGAGCGCCAACGACGCCGACGCCTTCGTGCAGCTGCGCTACCGCGAGAACACCCGCGGGAGGCTCTTCCACCGCTGGAGCAGCAACGCCTTCCTGGGCCGGGGCTGGAACTACGCCGGCATCCCCACCTACACCGAGGCCTCGCTGGGCAACAGCTTCACCTTCCACAACTTCATGCGCCTCTTCCTGGGCGTGTACGGCAACCTCGCCGAGCAGAGCGACGACCTCACCCGGGGCGGCCCGCTGATGGGCGCGCCCGGTGGCATCGGCGGCGACGTGGAGCTGTCGGGGAACGAGGGCAAGCCCGTCACCTGGGACGCTGGCCTGAGCTGGTTCGACGACGAGGTCGACGGCTGGCGGCGCACCTGGGAGGGGTCCATCGGCATCCGGCCGGTGCCGGCGGTGTCGATCAGCCTGGAACCGTCCTGGACCCGGAGCGTGAGCAGCCGCCAGTTCGTCACCAGCCTGGGCGGCGGGACGGCGGCCACCTTCGGCGGGCGCTACGTCTTTGCCTACGTCGACCGCAGCACCCTCTCCACCAGCATCCGGGTCAACTACGCCTTCTCGCCGGACCTGAGCCTCGAGTTCTACGGCGAGCCCTTCGCGGCGAGCGGGCACTATCGCGACTTCGGCGAGCTCCCCGACGCGCGCAGCTTCCGGATCCGGAGGTACGGCACCGACGGCACCACCATCACGAAGCAGCCCGATGGCAGCCGCGACGTCACCGACGGGGCGCAGACCTTCAACCTTCCCGACCGCGACTTCAGCGTGCTGTCCTTCCGGAGCAACCTGGTGCTGCGCTGGGAGTGGCGGCCGGGGAGCACCCTGTTCGTGGTGTGGCAGCAGGACAAGTTCGGCGACGCCACCCGCGACGTGGGAGTGCGCTCGCTGTTCGATGCCTTCAAGGCCGACGGCGGGCAGTTCCTGGCGGTGAAGGTGACCTACTGGCTGGCGGCGAGGTAG
- a CDS encoding metallophosphatase domain-containing protein, translated as MRLLLLSDTHNRHPSLTDLPEADAVLHAGDVSGRGTLPEIGAFLTWFGALPYRHKVFIAGNHDFAFERQAAVAEALVPPGVTYLRDQAVSLDGLTVWGAPWQPWFMDWAFNLERGPALEAAWARIPDDVDVLLTHGPPHGILDQTSARPPERVGCADLRRRIARLPRLRLHAFGHIHEAYGIERHGDVTFVNASTCDLRYEPRNAPVVVEV; from the coding sequence CGCCTGCTCCTCCTCTCCGACACCCACAACCGCCACCCGAGCCTCACCGACCTCCCCGAGGCCGACGCCGTGCTCCACGCCGGCGACGTCTCCGGCCGGGGCACCCTGCCGGAGATCGGGGCCTTTCTCACGTGGTTCGGCGCGCTGCCGTACCGGCACAAGGTGTTCATCGCCGGCAACCACGACTTTGCCTTTGAGCGCCAGGCCGCGGTGGCGGAGGCGCTGGTGCCGCCCGGGGTCACCTACCTCCGGGACCAGGCGGTCTCGCTGGATGGCCTCACGGTCTGGGGCGCGCCCTGGCAGCCCTGGTTCATGGACTGGGCGTTCAACCTGGAGCGTGGGCCGGCGCTCGAGGCCGCATGGGCCCGGATCCCCGACGACGTGGATGTGCTGCTCACCCATGGGCCGCCGCACGGCATCCTCGACCAGACCAGCGCGCGGCCGCCGGAGCGGGTGGGCTGCGCCGACCTGCGCCGGCGGATCGCGCGCCTGCCGCGGCTCCGGCTCCACGCCTTCGGCCACATCCACGAGGCCTACGGCATCGAACGCCACGGCGACGTGACCTTCGTGAACGCCTCGACCTGTGACCTGCGGTACGAGCCCCGGAACGCGCCGGTGGTGGTGGAGGTGTAG
- a CDS encoding D-alanine--D-alanine ligase, giving the protein MRITVLTGGASAERDVALASARQVVPALRASGHDVVVVDTVSGFVPESRETDHLLGRVGTTWPSVTELADRERTFLLTSLGALPEVREADAVFLVLHGGRGEDGTIQTLLETLGVPYTGSGPLGSAVAMDKDASKRLFRDAGVPTPRWRMAPVSVAESGKELGWPVVVKPSKQGSTVGLTVVKRPEEFEAAVLFASEYDDEVMVEGFIPGRELTVGILEGKALAVGEIIPQHEIFDYECKYTPGMSEEIFPASLSPAVTAECQRLGVLAHDALRLGSYSRVDFRLTPEGALYCLEVNTLPGMTATSLLPQSARAAGIEFAALCDRICRTARRPGRQA; this is encoded by the coding sequence ATCCGGATCACCGTCCTCACTGGTGGCGCCTCAGCCGAGCGCGACGTCGCCCTGGCCTCGGCCCGGCAGGTCGTCCCCGCGCTCCGGGCCTCCGGCCACGACGTGGTCGTGGTGGATACCGTCTCCGGATTCGTCCCCGAATCACGGGAGACCGACCACCTCCTGGGCCGGGTGGGCACCACTTGGCCCTCGGTGACCGAGCTCGCCGACCGGGAGCGGACCTTCCTCCTGACGTCGCTGGGCGCGCTCCCCGAGGTCCGGGAAGCCGACGCCGTCTTCCTGGTGCTCCACGGCGGCCGGGGCGAGGACGGCACCATCCAGACCCTGCTCGAGACCCTGGGCGTCCCCTACACCGGGAGCGGCCCCCTCGGCTCGGCCGTGGCGATGGACAAGGACGCCTCCAAGCGCCTCTTCCGCGACGCCGGCGTCCCCACCCCCCGCTGGCGGATGGCCCCGGTGAGCGTCGCCGAGTCCGGGAAGGAACTCGGCTGGCCGGTCGTGGTTAAACCCAGTAAGCAGGGCAGCACCGTCGGCCTGACGGTGGTCAAGCGGCCGGAGGAGTTCGAGGCGGCGGTGCTCTTCGCCAGCGAGTACGACGACGAGGTGATGGTCGAGGGCTTCATTCCGGGACGGGAGCTGACCGTCGGCATCCTGGAGGGGAAGGCGCTGGCCGTCGGGGAGATCATCCCCCAGCACGAGATCTTCGACTACGAGTGCAAGTACACCCCGGGCATGTCGGAGGAGATCTTCCCCGCCAGCCTCTCCCCCGCGGTCACGGCGGAGTGCCAGCGCCTGGGCGTCCTGGCCCACGACGCCCTCCGGCTGGGGAGCTATTCCCGGGTCGATTTTCGCTTGACTCCGGAGGGGGCCCTCTACTGTTTAGAGGTCAATACCCTGCCCGGAATGACGGCCACCAGCCTCCTTCCCCAGTCGGCCAGGGCGGCAGGCATCGAGTTTGCGGCACTGTGTGATCGGATTTGCCGTACCGCCCGACGTCCCGGGCGGCAGGCGTAA